One segment of Stomatobaculum sp. F0698 DNA contains the following:
- a CDS encoding type III pantothenate kinase has protein sequence MILAIDMGNSNIVIGGIDETNTHFMERITTDTRKTDLEYAVSLKSILDLHHIAAEDLEGAILSSVVPPLNAVITEAVRKVTGLACKLVGAGMKTGMNIRMDDPKHIGSDLIVDSVAAKANYPLPIIVIDMGTATSITALDKNGDYVGGVIHPGLRVSLNTLSGSTAQLPSIDLESPGRALAKNTIEAMQSGILYGTAGMLDGILSRMEKELGSKATIVATGGLARFVTPLCSHQIEFDDLLLLKGLLILYRKNS, from the coding sequence ATGATACTCGCCATTGATATGGGCAACTCCAATATTGTAATCGGCGGCATCGACGAGACAAACACGCACTTTATGGAGCGCATCACGACCGACACGCGGAAAACGGACCTCGAATATGCCGTGAGCTTAAAGAGCATACTGGATCTGCATCACATCGCAGCCGAGGATCTCGAGGGTGCCATCCTGTCGAGCGTGGTTCCTCCGCTGAACGCCGTCATCACCGAAGCGGTCCGCAAGGTCACGGGACTTGCCTGCAAGCTGGTCGGCGCCGGCATGAAGACAGGCATGAACATACGCATGGACGACCCGAAGCACATCGGCTCCGATTTGATTGTCGACTCCGTCGCGGCCAAGGCAAACTACCCGCTTCCCATCATTGTGATTGACATGGGAACGGCGACCTCGATCACCGCCCTGGACAAAAACGGCGACTATGTGGGCGGCGTCATCCACCCCGGTCTCCGCGTCTCGCTGAACACCCTGAGCGGCAGCACCGCGCAGCTCCCCTCGATCGATCTCGAGTCCCCGGGACGGGCCCTCGCCAAAAACACCATCGAGGCCATGCAGAGCGGGATTCTCTACGGCACCGCCGGCATGCTGGACGGCATACTCTCCCGCATGGAAAAAGAACTCGGCAGCAAGGCGACCATTGTCGCGACCGGCGGTCTGGCGCGCTTTGTGACCCCGCTCTGCTCACATCAAATCGAGTTCGACGATCTCCTGCTCTTAAAGGGCCTGCTGATCCTATACCGCAAAAACAGCTGA
- a CDS encoding peptide chain release factor 3 produces MASEFEEIKKRRTFAIISHPDAGKTTLTEKLLLYGGAINLAGSVKGRKTGKHAVSDWMDIEKERGISVTSSVLQFNYEGFCINILDTPGHEDFSEDTYRTLMAADSAVMVIDASKGVEAQTRKLFKVCTLRHIPIFTFINKMDREARDPFALTDEIEELLGIRTCPVNWPIGSGKNFKGVFDRNTKKITTFRAAHAGMQEIETEELSLEDEKLGSVIGEDFLSQLLEESELLDGASDELDMERVSRGDLTPVFFGSALTNFGVETFLEHFLKMTSSPLARKTTTGEVDPMKDAFFSAFVFKIQANMNKAHRDRIAFMRICSGEYQAGMEVAHVQGGRKIRLNQSTQMMADERKIVETAYAGDIIGVFDPGIFAIGDTLENARERIEFEGIPTFAPEHFARVRQIDTMKRKQFTKGIEQIAQEGAIQIFQERNTGMEEIIVGAVGVLQFEVLTYRLKAEYNVEVRLDTLPYEYIRWIDEPEKVDVDKIQGTSDMKAIQNLKGEPLLLFTHPWSVRMVEERNPGLKLLEFGKS; encoded by the coding sequence GTGGCTAGCGAATTTGAGGAGATTAAAAAGCGGCGGACCTTTGCGATTATCAGCCACCCGGACGCGGGAAAGACGACGCTGACCGAGAAATTATTGCTCTACGGCGGCGCCATCAATCTGGCCGGTTCGGTCAAGGGGCGAAAGACGGGCAAGCACGCGGTCAGTGACTGGATGGACATCGAGAAGGAGAGAGGTATCTCGGTCACGAGTTCGGTGCTGCAGTTCAATTACGAGGGCTTCTGCATCAACATTCTGGACACGCCGGGACACGAGGACTTCTCGGAGGATACTTACCGCACGCTGATGGCTGCGGACTCGGCGGTCATGGTGATCGATGCCTCGAAGGGCGTGGAGGCGCAGACCAGGAAGCTCTTTAAGGTCTGTACCCTGCGCCACATCCCGATTTTCACCTTCATCAACAAGATGGACCGCGAGGCGAGAGATCCCTTCGCGCTGACCGATGAGATCGAAGAGCTGCTCGGCATACGCACCTGCCCGGTGAACTGGCCGATCGGTTCCGGCAAGAACTTTAAGGGTGTCTTTGACCGTAACACGAAGAAAATCACGACCTTCCGGGCGGCGCACGCCGGCATGCAGGAAATCGAGACGGAGGAGCTCTCCCTCGAGGATGAGAAGCTCGGCTCTGTGATCGGCGAGGACTTTCTTTCGCAGCTCCTTGAGGAGAGCGAGCTCCTGGACGGTGCGAGCGATGAACTCGATATGGAGCGCGTGTCCCGCGGCGATTTGACGCCGGTTTTCTTCGGTTCCGCACTCACGAACTTCGGTGTCGAGACCTTCCTCGAGCACTTCTTAAAGATGACAAGCTCTCCGCTCGCCAGAAAGACGACGACGGGTGAGGTGGACCCGATGAAAGATGCCTTCTTCTCTGCCTTTGTCTTCAAAATCCAGGCGAATATGAACAAGGCACACCGCGACCGCATTGCTTTCATGCGCATTTGCTCGGGCGAGTATCAGGCCGGCATGGAGGTCGCGCATGTGCAGGGCGGTCGAAAGATACGTCTGAACCAGTCGACGCAGATGATGGCGGACGAGCGGAAGATCGTCGAGACCGCCTACGCGGGCGATATCATCGGTGTCTTCGATCCCGGCATCTTTGCGATCGGCGACACGCTGGAAAATGCGCGGGAACGCATTGAGTTCGAAGGCATTCCGACCTTTGCCCCGGAGCACTTTGCGAGAGTGCGCCAGATCGACACGATGAAGCGAAAGCAGTTTACCAAAGGCATAGAGCAGATTGCGCAGGAGGGTGCGATTCAGATTTTCCAGGAGCGCAACACCGGTATGGAAGAGATTATTGTGGGTGCGGTCGGCGTTCTTCAGTTTGAAGTGCTGACGTACCGCCTCAAAGCGGAGTATAATGTAGAGGTGAGGTTGGATACCCTGCCCTACGAGTACATCCGTTGGATCGACGAGCCGGAAAAGGTGGATGTCGATAAGATTCAGGGCACCAGCGACATGAAAGCGATTCAGAATTTGAAGGGAGAACCCCTGCTGCTCTTTACCCACCCCTGGAGTGTCAGAATGGTGGAAGAGCGCAATCCGGGGCTCAAGCTTCT